TTGGCATCATCGGCCAGAACGGTGCCGGTAAGTCTACGCTGTTGCGCATCATGGCGGGCATCGACAAGGAATTCCAGGGTGAAGCTTGGATTGAACCGGACCGCACCGCAGGCTACCTGCCGCAGGAACCGCAGCTGGACCCGAACCTCACCGTCAAGGAAAACGTGATGCAGGCTGTCGCCAAGAAACAGGCCATTCTGGACCGTTTCAACGAAATCTCCATGAAGTTTGCCGAACCCATGGAAGACGACGAGATGAACAAGCTCCTCGACGAACAGGCTAAGCTTCAGGACATCATCGACGCTCAGGACTTGTGGAGCCTCGACCGCAATATCGAAATTGCAATGGATGCTCTCCGCTGCCCGCCGGGCGACTGGCCGGTGACGAACCTCTCCGGCGGTGAAAAGCGCCGCGTGGCTCTCTGCCGCTTGCTCCTCGAAGAACCGGATTTGCTGCTCCTCGACGAACCGACGAACCACCTGGATGCCGAAACGGTTGCCTGGCTCGAACGCCACCTCCGCGAATACAAGGGCTCCGTGATTCTCGTGACCCATGACCGTTACTTCCTCGACAACGTAACGAACTGGATTCTGGAAATTGACCGCGGTCGCGGCATTCCTTGGGAAGGCAATTACGCCCAGTGGCTTGACCAGAAACTTGAACGCATGAAGAACGAAGAAAAGGGCGAATCTGACCGTCAGAAGCGCCTCGCTCGCGAACAGGAATGGGTGAAGGCTTCTCCGAAGGCGCGCCAGGCCAAGAGCAAGGCCCGTCTTAAAGCTTACGAAGACTTGCTCGCCGAAGATTCTCGCGAACAGATCAAGGTGGCGCAGATTCACATCGCGAACGGCAAGCGCTTGGGCGATATCGTTATCCAGGCGGAACACCTGCAGAAGGCCTTTGGCGACAAGGTGCTGTTCGACGATTTGAACTTCAGCTTGCCGCGTTCTGGCATCGTGG
This genomic stretch from Fibrobacter sp. UWH4 harbors:
- the ettA gene encoding energy-dependent translational throttle protein EttA → MAEQNKAEKFVFYMYKMTKSYPPNKEVLKDISLSFYYGAKIGIIGQNGAGKSTLLRIMAGIDKEFQGEAWIEPDRTAGYLPQEPQLDPNLTVKENVMQAVAKKQAILDRFNEISMKFAEPMEDDEMNKLLDEQAKLQDIIDAQDLWSLDRNIEIAMDALRCPPGDWPVTNLSGGEKRRVALCRLLLEEPDLLLLDEPTNHLDAETVAWLERHLREYKGSVILVTHDRYFLDNVTNWILEIDRGRGIPWEGNYAQWLDQKLERMKNEEKGESDRQKRLAREQEWVKASPKARQAKSKARLKAYEDLLAEDSREQIKVAQIHIANGKRLGDIVIQAEHLQKAFGDKVLFDDLNFSLPRSGIVGIIGPNGAGKTTLFKMIMGQEKPDGGTLKIGETVEIISMEQGRDSLDDSKTVWEEITGGNDEIMVGDRKMNGRAYCGLFNFTGAAQQKKLTALSGGERNRVLMAKNLQKPGNVLFLDEPTNDLDIETLQALEQAILKFAGCAVIISHDRWFLDRIATHILAYEGDSKVVWFEGNWSEYEADRRKRLGEDADNPKPIKYKTLTRQ